A window from Schistosoma haematobium chromosome 1, whole genome shotgun sequence encodes these proteins:
- a CDS encoding hypothetical protein (EggNog:ENOG410V59X~COG:F), which translates to MSCPPQRSNVPRSQNPGGLSFFMSNPRLMPPTSTPTRAPAMLLQPSLNINNQVSNVLTPPNNQPNISMRLPIVPPQLQQPPQSMSQRMPSNSPGMLNANQPMGGGFLNNIQPPHNQPPNWQMIPSGPGGHPMGGIGLGMRVGGPGGPNVNNCRSCGFPNPPSMPFCRNCRSGLR; encoded by the exons CCACAAAGGTCAAATGTTCCTCGCTCACAAAACCCTGGTGGTTTGTCGTTTTTCATGTCGAACCCGCGACTTATGCCTCCAACATCTACGCCTACACGGGCTCCTGCTATGCTTTTACAACCGagtttgaatattaataatcaagtATCAAATGTACTGACTCCTCCCAACAATCAACCGAATATCAGTATGCGTTTACCTATAGTACCTCCTCAATTGCAACAGCCACCACAGTCAATGTCACAACGTATGCCATCAAACTCTCCAGGAATGCTCAATGCAAATCAACCTATGGGTGGTGGATTTTTGAACAACATTCAGCCACCTCATAACCAACCACCAAACTGGCAAATGATTCCAAGCGGTCCCGGTGGACATCCAATGGGTGGTATTGGCCTAGGGATGCGTGTTGGTGGTCCTGGAGGACCAAATGTGAATAATTGCAG GTCATGTGGTTTTCCGAACCCTCCATCAATGCCTTTTTGTCGAAACTGTCGTTCTGGTCTTCGGTGA
- a CDS encoding hypothetical protein (EggNog:ENOG410UQ18~COG:B,D) — protein MTALSSLLNVHSKITWSKYYCTLKEIQTVSSFISLYGYVHCPSCGNHLDNVQFLRHISAHLLVNELELGSLMSFKFCTECLSVPDGISMTLHNWIHRHVEQHTPLALMDGCFVCPICESNFVSLIKFAVHLYERHVYLDSPYVCTICYGFRSSFYCELISHFQDCHHKTNHIFCPYCLKHFELSILWSIDLGLHIFDAQAFYTHVQQHWEQTTYRCTSCRLDFIHKKDLQWHEYLHHSGHPLSRPSYRSNACEHSSHLTEDQLSLSYSNQLVAHTPRTRLKCLECGEQVRHPVHKHFNMTLRCARCKYTTSCIVAANWHWSKVHCAPPIQQSSDSNDTQPWHKYINTTAQHEAVPPRTVNAPLYDPCFSSTTHTKRCRNEHVPAGLFVRGYLRCNCGFRTMVYDLMARHLATKGDGHNLAKFVYRPRPSLFLIVARPARALRTSLWWQKRIARAPHFLNSVGLSQ, from the coding sequence ATGACAGCTTTATCCAGCTTGCTCAATGTCCATTCCAAAATAACATGGTCAAAGTATTACTGTACACTCAAAGAAATCCAAACTGTCTCATCCTTTATTTCTCTATATGGATATGTACACTGCCCGTCGTGCGGAAACCACTTAGATAATGTTCAGTTCTTAAGACATATTTCAGCACATTTGCTGGTGAATGAACTCGAACTTGGTTCATTAATGTCTTTCAAATTCTGCACAGAGTGCCTGTCCGTGCCGGATGGAATCAGTATGACCTTACACAATTGGATCCATCGGCATGTAGAACAACATACACCCCTCGCACTAATGGATGGTTGTTTTGTGTGTCCTATTTGTGAGAGCAACTTTGTATCACTTATAAAATTTGCTGTACATTTATACGAAAGACATGTGTATTTAGACTCGCCTTACGTGTGCACAATATGTTACGGATTCAGATCATCTTTTTATTGTGAATTGATATCCCACTTCCAAGATTGCCACCATAAAACAAATCACATATTCTGTCCGTATTGTCTAAAACATTTCGAATTGTCTATTTTGTGGAGTATAGATTTAGGACTACATATATTCGATGCACAGGCGTTTTACACGCACGTCCAGCAACATTGGGAGCAAACGACATATCGATGTACCTCATGTCGTCTCGATTTTATACATAAAAAGGATCTTCAGTGGCACGAGTATTTACACCATTCTGGTCATCCTTTATCAAGGCCTAGTTACCGAAGTAACGCTTGTGAACATTCGTCTCATCTAACCGAAGATCAACTGTCTCTTTCCTATTCAAATCAACTAGTTGCACACACACCACGCACACGATTAAAGTGTTTAGAATGTGGAGAGCAGGTGCGTCACCCTGTACATAAACATTTCAACATGACACTGCGCTGTGCTAGATGCAAATACACTACATCATGTATTGTCGCGGCTAATTGGCACTGGAGCAAAGTTCATTGTGCACCGCCCATACAACAGTCATCTGATTCTAATGATACTCAACCGTGGCACAAGTACATCAACACTACCGCACAGCACGAAGCAGTCCCACCTCGCACTGTCAACGCACCGCTTTACGATCCATGTTTCTCATCAACTACTCATACAAAGCGGTGCAGAAACGAACACGTCCCTGCAGGGTTATTTGTAAGAGGATATTTAAGATGTAACTGTGGCTTCCGTACGATGGTCTACGACTTAATGGCCCGTCACTTAGCAACGAAGGGAGACGGGCATAATCTCGCAAAGTTTGTATACAGGCCTCGGCCGTCATTGTTTTTAATAGTCGCTCGTCCTGCGAGAGCGCTACGCACTTCCCTGTGGTGGCAAAAAAGAATAGCACGGGCACCCCACTTTTTGAACTCTGTTGGACTATCCCAATAA